The sequence below is a genomic window from Variovorax paradoxus B4.
CGGCCAAGTTCAACGGCAAGGTCGCGCTGTCGGACATCGTGGCGCCGGATGGCTACAAGCTCAGCTTCGAGGGGCAGGGCGGCGTGGCGGGTTTTGCCAAGGGTTCGTCCAGCGTGACGCTGCGGCCGCTGGACGGCGCCGCCGAAGCCGCGCCGGCACCCGGCTGCGAGCTCGACTACACCGTACAGGCGCAGGTCGGCGGCAAGATCGCCCAGCTGGGCCAGCGGCTCATCGACGGCGCCGCCAAGTCGACCGCCGACGACTTCTTCAAGCGCTTCGAGGCCGAGATGCAGAGCCGCTACGGCCCCCCGCCTGCCGCTGTGTCGGAACCGGCCGAGGCGTCCGCCGAAAAGGCCGGCATGATGTCCGGCCTCATGAGGAAGATCGGCCTCGGCAAGAAGGACGACAAGGACGCGTCTGCCGCACCGGGCGACGCCAGCAGCTAGGAACGGATCAGGCGATGGAAAATCTCGACGTCATGGTGCTGCGCACGCTGCGCGACTGGCGGCACGCCGGCAAGCGCGCGCTGCTCACGACCGTGGTGCGCACCTGGGGCTCCTCGCCGCGGCCGGTCGGCTCGATCATGGCGCTGGCCGACGACGGCGCGGTGGTGGGTTCGGTCTCCGGCGGCTGCATCGAGGACGACCTGATCGCGCGCTACAGCCATGCGCACGGCAACGGCGAAGAGGTGCCCGTGGGCGCGCCGCCCGTGCTCGTGAAGTACGGCATCACGGCCGACGAGGCGCACCGCTTCGGGCTGCCCTGCGGCGGCACGCTGGAGCTGCTGCTCGAATACGACCCCGACGCGGCCTCGCTCGACACGCTGGTGGCCGAGCTTGAACAAGGCCGGCTCATGCAGCGCACCGTGACGCTCGCGACCGGCGCCGTGCGGCTCGCCGAAGCCACTGCGCCCGACGCGCTCAAGGTGAACGACACCGAGCTCACCAACACCTTCGGCCCCGAATACCGCATGCTGCTGATCGGCGCCGGCCAGCTTGCCGAGTACCTCGCGACCATGGCCAAGTTCAGCGGCTTTGCCGTGACGTTGTGCGATCCGCGCGCCGAGTACCGCACCGCATGGTCGCTGTCCGGCGTGGAGATCACGACCGAGATGCCCGACGATGCGGTGCTGGCCTTCAAGCCCGACCGCCGCAGCTGCGTGGTTGCGCTCACGCACGATCCCAAGCTCGACGACCTCGCGCTGCTCGAAGCGCTGCAGAGCGAGGCCTTCTACGTGGGCGCCATCGGCTCGCGCCGCAATGCCGATGCGCGGCGCGACCGGATGATCGAGCACTTCGACCAGACGGCCGAATCGCTCGCGCGGCTGCGCGGCCCCATCGGCATCTACATCGGCAGCAAGACGCCGCCCGAGATCGCGGTGAGCGTGATGGCGGAAATCCTGGCCGTGAAGAACGCGGTCACGCTGCCGCGCGAAATGGAAGTGGCGCGCGCCAAGGGCATGCAGCAGCTGGCGATGGGCTGAGGCGCCGACCGGTTCCTGCGACCAGTTCCTGTTCAGTCAGCCCGACTTCGCCGCCGGCGGCACGTCGCCGCCCTTTTGCCGTTCACGGAAGAGCGCGGCGCGCATCAGGAAGATGGTGGTGATGGGCGCCGTGAGCGCAATGAACAGGACGATGAGCACGGCGTGCAGGAAGAGGCTGAAGCCCTGCACCGAGAAGTAGACGATGGTGGCGATCGTCATGCACCACACGCCCACCGTGGCGCCGAGCGTCGGCGCGTGGATGCGGCGGAAGAAGGTGGGCAGCCGCACGAGGCCGAAGGAGCCGATGGCGGCGAAGGCTGCACCCAGCACGGCGAACACGGCGGTGACGATTTCCGCCCACAAGGGCAGCGGCCCCACGATGAAATCCGTCATTCGATGACCTCCCCGCGCAAGAGGAACTTGGCCATGGCCGTCGACCCGACGAAGCCGAACAGCGCGGTCAGCATGGCGGCTTCGAAGTACACGTTGCTCGCATAGACGATGCCGAGCACCAGCATCATCAGCATGCCGTTGATGTAGAGGCAGTCCAGCGCCATCACGCGGTCCTGCGCGCTGGGCCCCACCAGCAGACGGGCCAGCGCGCAGAGCATGGCCACCGCCAGCAGCAGCAGCGCCAGCTTCAAGGCCCAGAAAAGTACAGGCGTCATGATTCGAAGATCTCCATCAGGGGCCGCTCGTAGCGCTGCTTGATCATGGCGATGAAAGCGGCTTCGTCGTCGACGTCGAACACGTGGATCAGCAGCGTGCTGCTGTCGAACGCGATCTCGCCCCATGCGGTGCCGGGCGTGAGGCACATGATCATGGCCAGCACCGCGAGCCCGTTGGGGTCGCGCAGCTCCAGCGGCACGTTGATGAATTGCGAGGCGATGCGCGAGGTGCGGCGCGTCAGCAGCCGCCGTGCCACGAAGAGCGCCGATTCCAGCATGTCGGCCGAGGCCCGGCCCGCGAGCCGCAGCGCGACCCAGGGCTTGCGCATGCGCACGGTGGCCGGCCGCAATCCCTTGGTGAGCAGGGGAACGGCAATGGCCAGCAGCGCGGCCGACAGCAGCGTTGCGGCTTCGAGCGACTGGTTGAGCAGCAGCCACACCGCAAACAGCGCCAGCGAGAGCGGTGGCGAGGGAATCCAGCGCTTCATGGTGCCGGGCCTTTCGGGGGCGCCGCGGGGTTGGCGACCTGCCGCGCGCCCATCACGGCGTTGCGGTAGGCGGTGGGCGTGCGCAGCCCTTCGGCGGTGGTGATGGCGTGGTGCATGACGGGGCCGGCCCAGACGGTCAGCGCCACGCTGGCCGCGAGCAGGCCGGCCACCGGCAGCACCTCGAGCGCGGGCAGGGCGGGCATGGTGGGATGCGGCTGGGTCCAGAAGTGGCGCATGCCGGTGCGGCTCAGCGCAATCAGCGCCAGCAGGCCCGAGGCGATCAGCAGCCCCAGGAAGATCCATGCGGGCACCGATGTGCCGCCGGTGGAGAAGGCGCCCGAAAGCATCGCGAACTTGCCCACGAAGCCCGACAGCGGAGGCAGGCCCGCGAGCAGCAGGGTGCAGCCGATGAAGCTCAGCCCCAGGAACGCCACGCCGGCGGGAATCGCGCGGCCGTAGAGCGCCTGCGCTTCGTCGTCGAGGTTCACGTCGTCGAGCACGCGCAGGTCTTCCGCCAGGAACGGCGCATTGCCCGCCTTCTCGTGCGGCGCGACGCTCATGCCGGCATTGCGCCAGCGCTCGATCATGTCGGTGAGCAGGAAGAAGGCGCTGACTGCCAGCGTCGAACTCAGCAGGTAGTAGAGCGCGCCGGCCCACACGGCCGGCTCCCCGAGGCCGATGGCCGCGAGCAGCGTGCCTGCCGACACCAGCACGCTGAAGCCCGCGAGGTTGGAGAGCCGCTGCGTGCCCACGATGCCTATGGCGCCCGCGAACAGCGTCGCAAGCCCGATCGCGATGAGTGCGGATTGCCCGAACGCGGCCGAGGCACCGGCATCCGATGCGAAGAGCAGCGTCCACAGCCGCAGCAGCGTGTAGATGCCGAGCTTGGTCAGCAGCGCGAACACGGCGCCCACGGGCGACACCGCTGCGCTGTAGGCCGGCACCAGCCAGAAGTTGAGCGGCCAGGCGCCGGCCTTGGCGAAGAATGCGGTCGCGAGGATGGCGGCGGCCGCATGCACGAGGCCGCGGTCGGCCGGCGCGAGCTGCGCGATGCGCTCGCCGAGGTCGGCCATGTTGAGCGTGCCGGTCACGCCGTAGAGCAGGGCCGCGCCAATCAGGAAGAGCGACGAGGCGGCCAGGTTGATGGCGATGTAGTGGAGCCCGGCCTGTACCCGCAGCCGGCCCGAGCCATGCAGCAGCAGGCCGTAGGAGGCTGCGAGCATCACCTCGAAGAAGACGAACAGGTTGAACAGGTCGCCCGTCAGGAAGGCGCCGTTCAGGCCCATGAGCTGCAGTTGCAGCAGCGGATGGAAATGCACGCCGGCGCGGTCCCAGCGCGAGGTGGAGTAGATCGAGGCCGCAAAGGCGACCACGCCCGTGAGCGCCACCATCAGGGTCGACAGCCGGTCGGCCACCAGCACGATGCCGAACGGTGCCCGCCAGTTGCCCGGCAGGTAGACGCCGATCGATCCCGGCCCGTCGCCGGTCTCCGGCGCATTCACCCAGCGCAGCAGCGCGAGCGCCGCCAGCAGGCCCACCAGCCCCGAGACCACGCTCAGCGCCGACTTGGTGCGGCGCCGGCTTTCGCCCAGCAGCAGCATCAATGCGGCCGTGAGCAGGGGCACCAGGATCGGCACCGCGACGAGGTGCGGCATGCTGAACTCGAGCAATTGGTCGAGCAGCTGGACCAGCCCCGTCATTCCACCGCCTCCTGTTGCTCTTCGCCGTCCACGTGGTCGGTGCCGGTGAGGCCGCGCGAGGCCAGCAGCACCACGAGGAACAGCGCCGTCATCGCAAAGCCGATCACGATCGCCGTCAGCACCAGGGCCTGCGGCATCGGGTCGGCGGTGTTGGTCAGCGTGGCGGTGATGCCCTTGACCAGCACGGGTTCGCTGTCGAGCTTGAGCCGCCCCATGCTGAAGATGAACAGGTTGACTGCGTACGAGATGAGCGTGAGGCCCATGATCACCTGGAAGGTGCGGGGACGCAGCAGCAGGTACACCCCCGAGCCGGTGAGTACGCCGATGGCCAGGGCGAGCACGATCTCCATCAGTGCGCTCCTTCCGGCGTTGCGCTGGCGGCCGCGGCGGCTTCGGCTTCCTTTTCGCGCTGCTCGTCGGCCCAGCGGTGGCTGCGTATCGACTGGTGGGCCAGCGCGGTGAGGATCAGCATGGTGGCGCCCAGCACCAGCGCGAACACGCCGATGTCGAAGAAGAGGGCGCTCGGCACGTGCAGCTCGCCCAGGACGGGAAGGTGCAGGTGTGCGGTGTGGGTGGTCAGGAACGGATAACCGAACACCACCGCGCCGCTGCCCGTGACCAGTGCGAGCAGCAGGCCGGCGGCAATCCAGCGGCGCGGATAGATACGCAGGTGCTCTTCCACCCACTCGGTGCCCGAGACGATGAACTGAAGCACCAGTGCCACCGACATCACCAGCCCCGCGACGAAGCCGCCGCCGGGTGCGTTGTGCCCGCGCATGAAGAAATAGACCGACACCAGCACCGCGAGCGGCAGCAACAGCCGCACCAGCACCGCCGGCACCATCAGGTAGCCCACGGCCGTGTCCTTGGCGAGGCGCGGGTTCAGCAAGTCGCTGCTCCCATCGTCGGCCTGCGCGCGCTGCTGCGCCGGCAGGGCCATCGATTCGCGGGCCGGCCTGAAGCGGCGCAGCAAGGCGTAGACCGTGAGCGCCACCACGCCGAGCACGGTGATCTCGCCGAAGGTGTCGAAGCCGCGGAAGTCGACCAGCATCACGTTGACCACGTTGGTGCCGCCGCCCTCGGCCAGCGCATGCTCGAGAAAGAAGGGCGAGATGCTTTGCGGAAACGGCCGCGTCATCATCAGCCACGCCAGCGCCGACATGCCGCCGCCGGCGGCAGCCGCCACCAGCAGGTCGCGCCCGCGCCGGCCCCAGGGGCGCAGCCTGGCGCGCGCGGACTGGACCGTGTCCTTGCTGCGCATCGGCAGCCAGCGCAGGCCCAGCAGGATCAGCACTGTGGTCACGGCCTCCACCACGAGCTGGGTCAGCGCAAGGTCGGGTGCCGAGAACCAGATGTAGGTCACGCAGCACACCAGCCCGGCACCCGAGGCCAGCATCAGCGCGGCAAGGCGATGGAACTTGGCCTGCCACGCCGCGGCCAGCGCGCAGACACCGCCGATGAGCCAGGTCATTGCGAACATCGGCGAGAAGGGCAGCAGCTCGCGGGCGCCACGGGCGACGGGTGTCGTCCAGAGCGAAGCCGCGGCGCCCGCCGCGGCCACCGCGATCAGCAGCAGCAACTGCGACTGCATGCGCCGCGTGCCCAGCACGCGGCGGCTGCGCCGGCCGGCCTCGCTGAGCTGCGCGAGCAGGTGCTCGAAGATGGCCTGGCCGTCGAAGCGGTGCAGGAGCGGCGTGTGTTCGAGCTTGCCCTGCGCGCGGCGGCGGCGCTGCGACAGGTAGAGCACCATGCCGCCGGCCAGCGCCACGAAGCTCATCGCCAGCGGCAGGTTGAAGCCGTGCCATACGGCCAGGCTGTATTCCGGCAGCACGCCGCCGACCACCGGCGCGGCGGCAGCCGCCAGCAGCGCTCCGATCGACCAGGCCGGCGCCACGCCCACCACCAGGCAGACCAGCACCAGCAGCTCGACCGGCACGCGCATCCAGTGCGGCGGCTCATGCGGCTGCTTCGGCACGTCGGGCCCGCAGGGCGGACCGAAGAACACGTCGAACACGAAGCGCGCCGAATAGGCCACGCTGAAGATGCCTGCAACGGTGGCAATGACCGGAAGGCTCAGGTTGATCCATGGCGTCGCCTGGATGAACACCGTCTCGGCGAAGAACATCTCCTTCGAGAGGAAGCCGTTGAGCAGCGGCACGCCGGCCATCGATGCGCTCGTGATGATCGCCAGCGTGCCCGTGATCGGCATCAGCCGCAGCAGGCCGCTGAGCTTGCGGATGTCGCGCGTGCCGCTCTCGTGGTCGATGATGCCGGCCGCCATGAACAGCGATGCCTTGAAGGTCGCATGGTTCATGATGTGGAACACCGCCGCCACCGCCGCCAGCGGGCTGTTCAGGCCGAGCAGCAGCGTGATGAGACCGAGGTGCGAGATGGTCGAATAGGCCAGCAATGCCTTCAGGTCGCGCTGGAACATCGCGACAAAGCCGCCGAGCAGCAGCGTGATCGCGCCCGCGCCGCCCACCAGCCAGAACCACTGCTCGGTGCCCGACAGCACCGGCCACAGCCGCGCCATCAGGAACACGCCGAGCTTCACCATGGTGGCCGAATGCAGATAGGCCGAGACCGGTGTTGGTGCCGCCATGGCGCGCG
It includes:
- a CDS encoding CoxG family protein; translation: MEMLGNRRLGVTQQQAWDALNDPETLKKCIPGCDKFELTGDNQYSVALAVKIGPVSAKFNGKVALSDIVAPDGYKLSFEGQGGVAGFAKGSSSVTLRPLDGAAEAAPAPGCELDYTVQAQVGGKIAQLGQRLIDGAAKSTADDFFKRFEAEMQSRYGPPPAAVSEPAEASAEKAGMMSGLMRKIGLGKKDDKDASAAPGDASS
- a CDS encoding XdhC family protein; protein product: MENLDVMVLRTLRDWRHAGKRALLTTVVRTWGSSPRPVGSIMALADDGAVVGSVSGGCIEDDLIARYSHAHGNGEEVPVGAPPVLVKYGITADEAHRFGLPCGGTLELLLEYDPDAASLDTLVAELEQGRLMQRTVTLATGAVRLAEATAPDALKVNDTELTNTFGPEYRMLLIGAGQLAEYLATMAKFSGFAVTLCDPRAEYRTAWSLSGVEITTEMPDDAVLAFKPDRRSCVVALTHDPKLDDLALLEALQSEAFYVGAIGSRRNADARRDRMIEHFDQTAESLARLRGPIGIYIGSKTPPEIAVSVMAEILAVKNAVTLPREMEVARAKGMQQLAMG
- the mnhG gene encoding monovalent cation/H(+) antiporter subunit G is translated as MTDFIVGPLPLWAEIVTAVFAVLGAAFAAIGSFGLVRLPTFFRRIHAPTLGATVGVWCMTIATIVYFSVQGFSLFLHAVLIVLFIALTAPITTIFLMRAALFRERQKGGDVPPAAKSG
- a CDS encoding K+/H+ antiporter subunit F encodes the protein MTPVLFWALKLALLLLAVAMLCALARLLVGPSAQDRVMALDCLYINGMLMMLVLGIVYASNVYFEAAMLTALFGFVGSTAMAKFLLRGEVIE
- a CDS encoding Na+/H+ antiporter subunit E gives rise to the protein MKRWIPSPPLSLALFAVWLLLNQSLEAATLLSAALLAIAVPLLTKGLRPATVRMRKPWVALRLAGRASADMLESALFVARRLLTRRTSRIASQFINVPLELRDPNGLAVLAMIMCLTPGTAWGEIAFDSSTLLIHVFDVDDEAAFIAMIKQRYERPLMEIFES
- a CDS encoding monovalent cation/H+ antiporter subunit D, with the translated sequence MTGLVQLLDQLLEFSMPHLVAVPILVPLLTAALMLLLGESRRRTKSALSVVSGLVGLLAALALLRWVNAPETGDGPGSIGVYLPGNWRAPFGIVLVADRLSTLMVALTGVVAFAASIYSTSRWDRAGVHFHPLLQLQLMGLNGAFLTGDLFNLFVFFEVMLAASYGLLLHGSGRLRVQAGLHYIAINLAASSLFLIGAALLYGVTGTLNMADLGERIAQLAPADRGLVHAAAAILATAFFAKAGAWPLNFWLVPAYSAAVSPVGAVFALLTKLGIYTLLRLWTLLFASDAGASAAFGQSALIAIGLATLFAGAIGIVGTQRLSNLAGFSVLVSAGTLLAAIGLGEPAVWAGALYYLLSSTLAVSAFFLLTDMIERWRNAGMSVAPHEKAGNAPFLAEDLRVLDDVNLDDEAQALYGRAIPAGVAFLGLSFIGCTLLLAGLPPLSGFVGKFAMLSGAFSTGGTSVPAWIFLGLLIASGLLALIALSRTGMRHFWTQPHPTMPALPALEVLPVAGLLAASVALTVWAGPVMHHAITTAEGLRTPTAYRNAVMGARQVANPAAPPKGPAP
- a CDS encoding Na+/H+ antiporter subunit C produces the protein MEIVLALAIGVLTGSGVYLLLRPRTFQVIMGLTLISYAVNLFIFSMGRLKLDSEPVLVKGITATLTNTADPMPQALVLTAIVIGFAMTALFLVVLLASRGLTGTDHVDGEEQQEAVE
- a CDS encoding monovalent cation/H+ antiporter subunit A translates to MPLVFLVALPFIASVLAALMPSNARNRESTLAGLVALGCAVQTAWFFPQIARGNVLRQEIAWLPELGLNLVFRMDGFAWLFCMLVLGIGALVVLYARYYMSASDPVPRFFSFFLAFMGAMTGVVLSGNLIQLVLFWELTSLFSFLLIGYWHHRRDARRGARMALTVTGAGGLCLLAGVVVLGRIAGSYELDVVLASGNEIRAHALYPAALVLILLGAFTKSAQFPFHFWLPRAMAAPTPVSAYLHSATMVKLGVFLMARLWPVLSGTEQWFWLVGGAGAITLLLGGFVAMFQRDLKALLAYSTISHLGLITLLLGLNSPLAAVAAVFHIMNHATFKASLFMAAGIIDHESGTRDIRKLSGLLRLMPITGTLAIITSASMAGVPLLNGFLSKEMFFAETVFIQATPWINLSLPVIATVAGIFSVAYSARFVFDVFFGPPCGPDVPKQPHEPPHWMRVPVELLVLVCLVVGVAPAWSIGALLAAAAAPVVGGVLPEYSLAVWHGFNLPLAMSFVALAGGMVLYLSQRRRRAQGKLEHTPLLHRFDGQAIFEHLLAQLSEAGRRSRRVLGTRRMQSQLLLLIAVAAAGAAASLWTTPVARGARELLPFSPMFAMTWLIGGVCALAAAWQAKFHRLAALMLASGAGLVCCVTYIWFSAPDLALTQLVVEAVTTVLILLGLRWLPMRSKDTVQSARARLRPWGRRGRDLLVAAAAGGGMSALAWLMMTRPFPQSISPFFLEHALAEGGGTNVVNVMLVDFRGFDTFGEITVLGVVALTVYALLRRFRPARESMALPAQQRAQADDGSSDLLNPRLAKDTAVGYLMVPAVLVRLLLPLAVLVSVYFFMRGHNAPGGGFVAGLVMSVALVLQFIVSGTEWVEEHLRIYPRRWIAAGLLLALVTGSGAVVFGYPFLTTHTAHLHLPVLGELHVPSALFFDIGVFALVLGATMLILTALAHQSIRSHRWADEQREKEAEAAAAASATPEGAH